The genomic window TATTATTGTCCCTATGATGAGTGGTAGAGGATTGGGACACACTGGTGGAACACTTGATAAATTAGAGTCAATACCAGGTTTTAATGTATTTTTTGATATTAACGGTTTCTATGAGCTTCTTAAGAAAAATAAAGTTGCTATGATTGGACAGACAGAAGATATAGCCCCTGCTGATAAATATCTATATGCTTTAAGAGATTCTACTGGGACTGTTGAGTCTATCCCATTAATAACATCTTCTATTATGTCAAAAAAGATAGCTGAAGGTACAAAAAACTTAGTAATAGATTTGAAAGTTGGGAAAGGTGCATTCATGAAAGATATAGAAAGTTCAAGGAAACTAGGGGAATTTTTAATTGAAACAGGGAGATTAAATAATATAAAAACAGTTTGTATTTTAACAAACATGGATGAACCTTTGGGATATACAATAGGGAATTCTTTAGAAATAATAGAATCTATTGAAATATTAAAAGGTAATTTTTATGCTAATGATGTTGTAGAAATAACTCTTGAACTTTCTGCACATATGTTACATTTAGCTAAAGGGATTGAAGTTAATAAAGCTAAAGATTTATGTTATGAAAATCTTAAAAATGGGAAAGCTTTGCAAAGGTTTTGTGATATTGTAAAAGCACAAAATGGGGATCAAAATATAATTATGAATTACGAAGTATTTAAAAAACCTAAATATTCAAAAGATATATATTTTTTGGATATTAAAAAAGACTTTAACATAAAAGAGATTAATAATATAAACTTTAATCAAAATAGTTCTATCGAGTCTATAGATTCCTATAAGATAGGATTGTTCTCATGTATTCTTGGAGCTGGAAGAACTAAAAAGGAAGATAAAATAGATCCTTCAGCTGGAATAGTGTTTTACAAGAAAACAGGAGATTTAGTAAGTGAAGATGATAAGATCATGACACTTTTTAGTGATTCTGAGGAAAAGATCAATGATGTTAAAAATAAATTAAAAGATGCTATTATTTTTTCAAATAATAAACCAGAAAAAAGAAAATTGATTATTGAGAAATTATTATAAATATTAATTTTAATTATTAAAATTTAAATATAATAAATATGGAGTTTGAGAATAATAAATTAATAAAAATAAATTAAATTTTTATGAAATTGTTCAAAGTAATTAAAGTTAATTTTCCTACTATAAATTATAATTTTTGCAAAAAAATTGAAATTTATTAAAAATCACTATTCATTTTTGATAAGTTTTAATATAAAAAATGAAAATATTTTAATTATTTTTATATCATCCTCAGTAAAAATTTCATCTTTGCCTTTTTTAAAAATTTCAAGTATTCCTACTACATTTCCCTTTTTATCAATTATAGGGTTTGCAACTATTGCATCTGGGAAATAATTCAATTCTTTAGCAATATTTTTATTCCATATAGTTGAATTATTTGGGTTATTTTCTATAATTATCTTTTTTTCAGAGTAAGCTTTTCCAATAAGCCCTTCATTTATATTTATTAACATGTTTCTTAGTTTTTCATGTTCTTTATCTGAAATATAACAAAAAGTAAAGTTGTCTTTTTGGGGAATAGAAATAGAACAACAATCGGATTTTGTTTGCTGTAGTAATAATTGTAAAATATTATGGATAATTTTGGAAAAATCAAATTCCTTCTCTATCTCTAAAGTTATGTTGAAAATGATATCTCTTAAATTTTTTAATTCACTGTATTTTTTAGTCAATGTTTTTATCTCATCTTCATAATTTAAAACTTTGTATTCGTATAAATTTTTCATTAGAACATTAATTATATAATTCTGAATAAAATTTAAACTTTTTTCGTTTAGCTGATTATTAAAAGTTAAAATTATTTTAGAATTTTCAACAAAAGCAATATAGTGTAACTTTATATTATTATTTTTTAAATATTCTTTGATGAAAAGTGTAATTATTGTTGGGTTAAACTCATCAATTGTTTTTATCTCGGTTTTTATATTTTGAATTATAGAAGAATTTAAATAATATATTTTGCCATTTATATAAAGAAAAAAATCAGAATCTATATTAAAATTTTCTTTAATAAACGATTTTAGAATTTGAAAATTTTCTTTAATGTTTAAAGTAATTAATGGATTTAGGATAAAGTCCATAAAAAGCTTCCTAAAAAAAATAAAAAGCACCTGACGGGAATCGAACCCGCGTATCAAGCTTGGGAAGCTTGCATTCTACCATTGAATTACAGGTGCTTTGAATTTTATTACAAGAAAATTATTAAAATAAAAATTAAAAAAGTCAAATTTATTATATTTAAAATATATATAAAAAATTAAAATTGTAATTTTTAAAAATATAAATACAATTAGGTTGAGATAAATAATTTTAAATTTTGATTATAATATAATTTATTTTCAAAAATTTAATCAGGAAAATACTATGAATTTATCTGAAAATTCTAAAATAAATGACTTTTTTAATAATTTAAAAATTAAATTTTTTTATTTACTACTTCTTTTATCTATTATTTTAATTATATTATCATTTTATTTTATAGGTTATAACTATTTTATTTTTATATCTTATGTTCCTCTATTTTTTGTTTTATATAAAATAGAGAAAGAGAATAAAGATGCTAAAAAAATAATTTTTTTATTTTACTTTACTTTATATCTTTTTTTAACTTTATTTATAAATAAAATTACATCCTATGTTAAAGTTATGTATTTGG from Spirochaetota bacterium includes these protein-coding regions:
- a CDS encoding thymidine phosphorylase, translating into MRFIDIILKKRDGFELNEDEIKFFINSIKNREVPDYQVSSLLMAIYFNGMSFKETSILTKEMANSGKICDLSFLNLPSVDKHSTGGVGDKISIILAPLVASFDIIVPMMSGRGLGHTGGTLDKLESIPGFNVFFDINGFYELLKKNKVAMIGQTEDIAPADKYLYALRDSTGTVESIPLITSSIMSKKIAEGTKNLVIDLKVGKGAFMKDIESSRKLGEFLIETGRLNNIKTVCILTNMDEPLGYTIGNSLEIIESIEILKGNFYANDVVEITLELSAHMLHLAKGIEVNKAKDLCYENLKNGKALQRFCDIVKAQNGDQNIIMNYEVFKKPKYSKDIYFLDIKKDFNIKEINNINFNQNSSIESIDSYKIGLFSCILGAGRTKKEDKIDPSAGIVFYKKTGDLVSEDDKIMTLFSDSEEKINDVKNKLKDAIIFSNNKPEKRKLIIEKLL
- a CDS encoding GAF domain-containing protein, whose amino-acid sequence is MDFILNPLITLNIKENFQILKSFIKENFNIDSDFFLYINGKIYYLNSSIIQNIKTEIKTIDEFNPTIITLFIKEYLKNNNIKLHYIAFVENSKIILTFNNQLNEKSLNFIQNYIINVLMKNLYEYKVLNYEDEIKTLTKKYSELKNLRDIIFNITLEIEKEFDFSKIIHNILQLLLQQTKSDCCSISIPQKDNFTFCYISDKEHEKLRNMLININEGLIGKAYSEKKIIIENNPNNSTIWNKNIAKELNYFPDAIVANPIIDKKGNVVGILEIFKKGKDEIFTEDDIKIIKIFSFFILKLIKNE